In Acipenser ruthenus chromosome 1, fAciRut3.2 maternal haplotype, whole genome shotgun sequence, the genomic stretch ttaatctgttcagtctgcATCGAGTGTCTCCGTAGCAGCATTTTCTTAGCTTTGAGATCCTTTGGGAAGGCAGGCGCGGTGGGAATAAGGGGTTTGGGGCCACCAGAGATGACCCCAGCAGGCTTGTTATTGTTGGCCCCGATGTCTGGGATTGGTGGGTGGGGGTTGAGAGGAGGGAGGTAGCCTGGCCTCGTGTGAGAAATGTGATCTAAAAGCAAGGCTCCCGACCCCCTGCGCTCCAACACCCCCGGGTGCCTCCTGCTCACTGAAGCAGCGCACACGTTCTCCAGAGACTCCCTCGAGCTGGACATGGTGGAAGACCGCATGGAGATGAGCTTCTTCTCCAGAAGCCCCTTGCTGTCTTCGCTGGCCACAGGTGTGGTGTACACAGGGAGCTGGGAATCCGAGCTGTAGTGATCCACTCCGATGTTGCGTCTCTGGACAATGTTTCTCAGGCTCGACACAGCGAGGATCTGAACGGAATCGGGGTCCTGGTCTACAGGGACGGCGCTGCTGTTCCGGCAGGCATCGACGTGAGAGGAGTGGGAGTAAATCTCATCGTAGGACATCTTCCTGGGCACCTGCTCTAAGGTCTTCAGCAAGCCGTTGGTGTCCTTCACGTCGATGCTCTGGTGCCGGGTGACATGCTGCTTGAGGAAGGGTAGCCTGTTGACCTCTTCCTCCGGGGTGATGTCTTGCAGGTCTTCATTTAAGGACATGGCTTTGTTCTGGTGGAGGAGGGACTGGGGGATCTTCAGCCAGGGTTCGGAGTGGAGACGCTGCAGGTGGAGCAGCTTGGCGACCCCACGGGCTGGGCTGGGCTTTCTGGTGGGGGAACCAGGCTGTGACAAACCTTTGCCGTTAGAGTGAGGTCCTTGGTCTTTGAAGTTGAACAAGTGCGGTTCCTGGTCAGTGCAGGTGGATAACGGAGAGGTGGTTTTCAGCTCGATCTCTGATGGAGACATGCAAGGGATTGGGGAATGCCTGTCGTCGAGGTCTGGAGGGGGAGGCACGTTCAGGTACTGCTTGGTCATCTGCCTCCCTGATAGCGACTTGTCCGTGGTGATGATAATGACCTCTTTGCCCCTAGCCTTGCAGGCATCTAGGAGGACTTTCAGGGTGTCTTTGTCTTCCGAGTTGACAGCGTACACCAGGGCTGAGCTGCTTGAGTGGTCGTCCAGGCTGGGATCGGCTCCGCTCTTCAAGAGCAGGGACACCACCTCCACCCCTGCCCTCTCCAGGCAGGCATGCATGAGTGCCGTCTTCCCCGTCTTGTCTTGGATGTTGGGGTCGGCGCTGTTCTCCAGGAGGTACTTCACCATTTTAGCCTTGCTGACGCTCTGCTGGTCCACATGCTTGGTTTTGCAGGCAATCATTAAAGGGGTCTCCCCACGCTCGTTGCTCTCGTTTATATAGGCGCCCCCTTCCAGGAGCAGCCGGGTGAGGCGCAGCCTGCAGAGGTAGACCGCTTTCAGCAGGGAGTTGCCATCAGTCCGCACTTCCATCGCATCATCCATTCTGGCTATTGGTTCACGTCATTGTATTCCATGGGTGTGATGACCAAGACCTGAGattggcaaaagaaaaaaatcaactaACCAGTTATTGGACAGGTAAAAAGCAATACACCcattaaatgacaaacaaaaaaaaaactgtgtgagaGTTGGGAGTCATGTGTTGAGAGAGAGAGCACGGTAAAAGTAAAATAACAGTTGCTATTCAAGCTGGTTTGCACCAGCGTGATACttgttagtgtgttttgtttattttggctattgcgccgtttcttttgtgttttgtttaaaattgtgtgttttcttctgtttaaatAAACGTGAGCCCAGCAGCTCACATTCCACCCTGCAATCACTGGTCTGACCACACCCACATCAGCTGTCCGTGACAGCGGCCTGTTATCCAACTGGTGGAAAGTGCACTGTAGCACAAGGTTGTTTTTCTGATAAATTACTGTATGATAGCAATGACAAATTAAGACTATTTCCCCCGCGTAAGCAAACACTAAAAAGTACTGTCATTATTTCATGTATTGAGATTTTGAATGTGAATCTTGTATGATTTGAGTCACATAAAAATCAAAGCATCTGAACACAGCACATACAGAATGTAGCTTCAGGGCTGATGCCTCAATAGCTTTATTGTCAGCTTTAACCTTGCTTTCACAGTTCTGCAGCTTCTTTTTATTGCAGAGTTACAAAAGTAACTGCGTCACATCTgagttaataaaaatgaaaaaaaagaaatatctacAGAAAAGATTTGTGAAAACCTCAGGGTTGAATCTGACCATCTGTCTAGCGGATACAATGCAGGTGGGAGTAAAACTTCAGGAACAGAGTCTTTTCAAAAGTTTCCGTACCATTCAATTACTCCATCAATAAAGATGACAGGCCAAGGAGAGAAAACGAAGGAAAGGTTGAGGCACAGGCGGAAATGCAAGCATTATAAAACAAGAGTAGGTATTATAATGGAACACAGAACTGTAATGAAGTCATTTTGAGAAGATGCAAAAAGGTTTTATCTTATTGACCAATCGTGTTTAAAATGAAGCATTGCTGCAGTCTCTTTATTTTCTGCTTTTGTACATATTCATGTATGGCCTAGGTGTTagtttctatgaaagcttgtgtCTGAATGGACTGGAAATGCATGCATGATTCTAATCGTTGGGGGTACAAAACAGATGTTCTAGTTGTTATACAATGTGATTCTCCAGAACCTGGAAAACATCCTACTGTATCTATGAGCATTGTTTGCTGTGATTTGCAATACTAGGTGTAACAGCTATTGAAAAGAGCCGGACTTGCCTTCATACTTGGTTATAAAGCTTGTAACCTCGTCTCATCTCACAGACGGGCCATGACCCGTTACGTGAGTGCTTTACACAATACCGTCCATTACACTCTTCCCTTCTTAAACCTCAGCGACCGGCTGCAGACAATCTATGAGATACAAATCATTGCAGTTAGTGTAATGGGgtagaggctgggcgtgaaccggcgAACCACAAGCAAGCTTCTTAAACACTATGAAAAGAGCCGGTCTGGTCTgcattgaggctgtgtggtccagtggttaaagaaaagggcttgtaaccagaaggtcctcggttcaaatcccggctcaggcactgactcattgtgtgaccttgagcaagtcatttaacctccttgtgctccgtctttcgggtgagacgtaattgtaagtgact encodes the following:
- the LOC117404108 gene encoding ankyrin repeat domain-containing protein 34B-like, whose protein sequence is MDDAMEVRTDGNSLLKAVYLCRLRLTRLLLEGGAYINESNERGETPLMIACKTKHVDQQSVSKAKMVKYLLENSADPNIQDKTGKTALMHACLERAGVEVVSLLLKSGADPSLDDHSSSSALVYAVNSEDKDTLKVLLDACKARGKEVIIITTDKSLSGRQMTKQYLNVPPPPDLDDRHSPIPCMSPSEIELKTTSPLSTCTDQEPHLFNFKDQGPHSNGKGLSQPGSPTRKPSPARGVAKLLHLQRLHSEPWLKIPQSLLHQNKAMSLNEDLQDITPEEEVNRLPFLKQHVTRHQSIDVKDTNGLLKTLEQVPRKMSYDEIYSHSSHVDACRNSSAVPVDQDPDSVQILAVSSLRNIVQRRNIGVDHYSSDSQLPVYTTPVASEDSKGLLEKKLISMRSSTMSSSRESLENVCAASVSRRHPGVLERRGSGALLLDHISHTRPGYLPPLNPHPPIPDIGANNNKPAGVISGGPKPLIPTAPAFPKDLKAKKMLLRRHSMQTEQIKQLVNFEEIFGH